GATTGGGCATTGGCGAGATCGACGGCCTGCTGGTCTACAGCCACGGAGGGGGCACGCCGGCATTCCGCACCCGGTCGCTCTACTTCCCCGAGTTGGACCTGTCGCTGGCGGTAAACGCCAATGTCCTGCCCCCCAATCCTGACGCCCAGGAGCTGGTCGACGCCCTGATCCCAGTCGTGATGGAGAGCTGGGGGCTGTCCAACTGATGACCCTCGCTGCTTGGAACGAGGCCGCCGACCAGCTCACCGCGCCGAGCGCGCTCTTCGCCTGGTCGATCAAAGAGGTCAACGGCATTCCTGTACGGGTGTTCGACAACGCGCCCAGTTCGCTGAGAGATCTGTTCGCCGGCACTGCCGCCCACGGCGACGCCGACTACCTGGTGTTCCAAGACGAGCGCGTGTCCTACGCCGAGGCCCATCGCCAGGTGAGGGCGCTGGCATCGTGGCTGGCCGCCCACGGCGGCGTGGGCCCGGGCGACCGGGTGGCCATCTCTATGCGCAACTACCCGGAATGGATCATCTCCTATTGGGCGGTGGTCTCGATGGGAGCGGTGGTGGTGGGCATGAACGCCTGGTGGACCCCGGCGGAGATGGCCTACGGACTGGAGGACAGTCAACCGACGGTGCTGATAGTGGACGGCGAGCGCTGGGAGCGCCTGGCTTCCCTCGATAGTCGACCGGAGATTCCGGTTGTGGTGACCCGGTGCGACGAGGATCTGCCCGAAGACGTGATCCGCTGGGCCGACACGGTGGCCGACCTCGATCCCCCCGCTCTGCCCGACGTGGCCATCGACCCCGACGACGACCTGTGCGTGTTCTACACCTCGGGCACCACCGGCTTCCCCAAGGGAGCGGTGATGACCCACCGGGGCGCGGTCCACAACGTGATGAACATGGGCTTCTATTCAGCAGCGCTGGGCATGATCAACGAGAGGGAACCCATTCCCCGAGGCGAGAAAGACCAGCCTGCCGGGCTGGTTTGCGTGCCGCTGTTCCACGTCACCGGGTGCAACTGCTACCTGCACCCCACCACCACTGTGGGCGGGAAGCTGGTGCTCATGTACCGCTGGGACGCAACCGAGGCTCTCAAATTGATCGACGCCGAGCGGCCCAACACTCTGGCCGCGGTACCGGCCATGTCCCGAGAGATCGTGCTGCATCCCGATTTCGATCGCCATGACACCTCCAGTCTGGGCTCGTTGGGCGGCGGGGGCTCGCCGCTTCACCCCGACCTAGTGGACAAGATCTCCCGGTCGATCCCCAGCGGAAATCCCGGCACCGGCTACGGCCTGACCGAAACCAGCGGGGTGGTCACCATGAATGTCGGGGCGATCTACCGGGACAAGCCCACCACTGTGGGCCCGCCGCTGCCCACCGTCGAGGCCAAGGTGGTGGACGACGGCGGCACCGAGCTGCCGTCGGGCCAACCGGGGGAGCTGCTGGTTCGCTCCCCCATTGTCATCCGGGGCTATCTCAACAAGCCGGAGGCTACCGCCGAGGCCATTGTCGACGGGTGGCTGCATACCGGCGACATCGCAACCATCGACGAGGACGGGTTTATCGCCATCGTGGACCGGGCCAAGGACCTGGTGATCCGGGGCGGCGAGAACATCGCCTGCGCCGAGGTGGAGAACGCCATCTACCAGCACGACGCGGTGGCCGAGGCCATCGTGTTCGCCGTGCCCGACAAGCGCCTCGGCGAGGTGCCCGGTGCCGCCATCGTGCTCCGCCTCGGCACAGAGCTCGACGCCGACGGCCTGCGAGCCCACCTCGACGGCCGCCTGGCCCCCTACAAGATCCCCGCCCACATCTGGTTCCTCACCACCCCCCTGCCCCGCAACGCCTCCGGCAAATACCTAAAGCGTCAAGTAAGAGACGAACTGCTCTCGCCCTAGGCGACCGAACCCGCCTGCCCGATAGCCTTTGCAACGTGACAACCGCCACCGCTGACCGCTACACCATCATCTCCTCCGACTGCCACGCCGGAGCCAATCACAAGACTTATCGGGAATATTTGGAGTCGAGTTGGCACGACGAGTTCGACGCCTGGCGGGGCAAGTACCGCAACCCGTTCCGCGACCTGCAAGACGACGGCCGATCCCGCAACTGGGACAACGACCGCCGCATCTCCGAGCAGCACACCGACGGCGTGGTGGCAGAGATCACCTTCCCCAACACCGTGCCCCCGTTCTTCCCCACCGGCACCCTGATCGCCCCCCAGCCCACCGACAAAGACCTCCCCCGCCGACTGGCCGGCATCCGGGCCCACAACCGCTGGCTGGCCGATTTCTGCGCCGACTACCCCGAGCGCCGGGCTGGCATCGGCCAGATTTTCCTGAACGACATCGACGAGGCGGTCGCCGATGTGAAGTGGATCGCCGAGCACAACCTGCGGGGCGGGGCGCTCATCCCCAGCATCGCTCCCAACTCCGATCTGCCCCCGCTGTTCCACCCTCGCTACGACCCGGTGTGGGCCGCCTGCGAAGAGCACGACGTGGTGATGACCATGCACTCCGGCGGCACCGGGATGCCTGACTACGGCGACTCCCCCGCGGCCGGACCGATGTTCGTGATCGAGACCCCGTTCTTCTCCAACCGCTCCATGTGGCACCTCATCATGGGCGGGGTGTTCGAGCGCTATCCCGACCTCAAGGCGGTGTTCACCGAGCAGGGCTTCGGCTGGGTGCCCGACATCTTGCGCCGCCTCGATGGGCTCCACGCCCAGATGTCGATGACCGGGCGTACCGGCGAGCTGGGCTTCTCCGCCGAATCGGTTCTGCCCGAAAAGCCCAGCTTCTACTTCGAGCGCAACATCTGGATCGGCATCAGCTTCCCCGGCCCCAA
The bacterium genome window above contains:
- a CDS encoding class I adenylate-forming enzyme family protein, whose product is MTLAAWNEAADQLTAPSALFAWSIKEVNGIPVRVFDNAPSSLRDLFAGTAAHGDADYLVFQDERVSYAEAHRQVRALASWLAAHGGVGPGDRVAISMRNYPEWIISYWAVVSMGAVVVGMNAWWTPAEMAYGLEDSQPTVLIVDGERWERLASLDSRPEIPVVVTRCDEDLPEDVIRWADTVADLDPPALPDVAIDPDDDLCVFYTSGTTGFPKGAVMTHRGAVHNVMNMGFYSAALGMINEREPIPRGEKDQPAGLVCVPLFHVTGCNCYLHPTTTVGGKLVLMYRWDATEALKLIDAERPNTLAAVPAMSREIVLHPDFDRHDTSSLGSLGGGGSPLHPDLVDKISRSIPSGNPGTGYGLTETSGVVTMNVGAIYRDKPTTVGPPLPTVEAKVVDDGGTELPSGQPGELLVRSPIVIRGYLNKPEATAEAIVDGWLHTGDIATIDEDGFIAIVDRAKDLVIRGGENIACAEVENAIYQHDAVAEAIVFAVPDKRLGEVPGAAIVLRLGTELDADGLRAHLDGRLAPYKIPAHIWFLTTPLPRNASGKYLKRQVRDELLSP
- a CDS encoding amidohydrolase family protein; the encoded protein is MTTATADRYTIISSDCHAGANHKTYREYLESSWHDEFDAWRGKYRNPFRDLQDDGRSRNWDNDRRISEQHTDGVVAEITFPNTVPPFFPTGTLIAPQPTDKDLPRRLAGIRAHNRWLADFCADYPERRAGIGQIFLNDIDEAVADVKWIAEHNLRGGALIPSIAPNSDLPPLFHPRYDPVWAACEEHDVVMTMHSGGTGMPDYGDSPAAGPMFVIETPFFSNRSMWHLIMGGVFERYPDLKAVFTEQGFGWVPDILRRLDGLHAQMSMTGRTGELGFSAESVLPEKPSFYFERNIWIGISFPGPNEMRLLDKVGDHKVMWGSDYPHVEGTYPYSREGIRFALHDRDEESMRRILAGNAAEVYNFDLDALAPLAAEHGPKVAEIAEPLAEIPKDATSPAFWGK